From the Brassica napus cultivar Da-Ae chromosome A8, Da-Ae, whole genome shotgun sequence genome, one window contains:
- the LOC106361974 gene encoding pentatricopeptide repeat-containing protein At1g18900-like, whose protein sequence is MTPAKQISKLSSSARSFILNGSRLSAASGNSRAHTDDEPFVSRRQQLRNQAAHTGKTQSSIVLNPSVVASILPGETSKKKVDDSARSSQSSSHSVSYASAVIKEEEEASSAPFGDQILRAGVKAVNILSDLANCKLPSFDRESEVSGLLPKAFMVDPTRPITSVKSSNVKAKAYPGSSSKESKTRNPCRSFQGSKEAARGQHCNTRHVVENVCSVLKSFRWGPAAEEALEKLRTEKRIVMSPRQANQVLMQMNDYGKALGFFYWLKRQPDFKHDDYTYTTMLGSLGRAKQFGAINKLLNEMVREGCQPTTVTYNRLIHSYGRANYLKEAMNVFNQMQKSGCEPDRVTYCTLIDIHAKAGFLDIAMDIHQRMNAAGIETDTFTYSLIINCLGKAGRLPAAHKLFCEMVDKGCAPNLVTYNIMIDLHAKARNYQSALKLYRDMQSAGFKPDKVTYSIVMVVLGHCGYLEEAEGVFKKMEEENWVPDEPVYGLLVDLWGKAGNVEKAWRWYQEMLRAGVLPNVPTFNSLLSSFLRVNKVTEASELLQNMLALGLRPSLQTYTLLLSCCTDGRSKLDMGFCGQLMARTGHPAHTFLLKMPSAGPDGQNVRNHAKSFLDLMHSEDRESKRGLVDAVVDFLHKSGLKEEAGSVWEVAAQKNVFPDALREKSRSYWLINLHVMSEGTAVTALARTLAWFRKQMLVSGCGPARIDIVTGWGRRSRVTGSSMVRQAVEELLSIFGSPFYTESGNSGCFVGCGEALNRWLLQSYVERMHLL, encoded by the coding sequence ATGACACCGGCAAAGCAAATTAGCAAACTTTCAAGTTCAGCAAGATCCTTTATTCTCAATGGATCGAGATTAAGTGCAGCTAGTGGGAATTCTCGTGCACACACTGATGATGAACCTTTTGTCTCCAGACGCCAGCAGCTTAGGAACCAAGCTGCACACACTGGAAAAACACAGTCCAGTATTGTCCTCAATCCTTCTGTAGTTGCAAGTATATTACCAGGAGAGACAAGTAAGAAGAAGGTTGATGATTCTGCTCGGTCATCACAGTCTTCATCACATTCGGTTAGTTATGCATCAGCAGTCATtaaagaggaggaggaagcttCTTCAGCACCTTTTGGGGATCAGATTCTCAGAGCTGGTGTTAAAGCGGTAAACATTCTCTCTGATTTAGCAAACTGTAAGCTTCCTTCGTTTGATAGAGAAAGTGAAGTATCTGGACTATTACCAAAAGCCTTTATGGTGGATCCAACTCGGCCTATTACAAGCGTCAAGTCTTCCAACGTGAAAGCCAAAGCTTACCCTGGATCATCTTCAAAAGAGAGTAAAACTAGAAACCCTTGTCGCAGCTTCCAAGGGTCTAAGGAAGCTGCTCGAGGGCAGCATTGTAATACCAGACACGTTGTGGAGAATGTTTGCAGCGTTTTGAAAAGCTTCAGGTGGGGCCCTGCCGCTGAAGAGGCCCTAGAGAAACTCCGCACTGAGAAGAGGATTGTGATGAGTCCACGCCAAGCAAACCAAGTCCTTATGCAGATGAATGACTACGGCAAAGCTCTCGGTTTCTTCTACTGGCTAAAAAGACAACCTGACTTCAAGCACGATGACTACACCTACACCACTATGCTTGGTAGCCTCGGCCGCGCTAAACAGTTTGGCGCGATAAACAAGCTCCTAAACGAGATGGTTAGAGAAGGATGTCAGCCAACCACAGTTACATACAACCGTCTTATCCACAGCTACGGCCGAGCCAATTACCTGAAGGAAGCTATGAATGTTTTTAACCAAATGCAAAAGTCTGGATGCGAACCAGACCGTGTAACGTACTGTACACTCATAGACATACACGCTAAGGCTGGATTTTTAGATATTGCCATGGATATTCACCAGAGGATGAACGCGGCGGGGATCGAAACCGACACTTTCACTTACAGTTTGATAATCAACTGTCTTGGGAAAGCCGGGCGTTTACCAGCTGCGCACAAGCTATTCTGCGAGATGGTTGATAAGGGATGTGCTCCTAACTTGGTCACCTACAACATCATGATTGACTTGCACGCCAAGGCGAGAAACTACCAGAGCGCGTTGAAGCTTTACCGTGATATGCAGAGCGCCGGGTTTAAGCCTGATAAAGTGACTTATAGTATTGTGATGGTGGTGCTTGGACACTGTGGGTATCTAGAGGAAGCGGAAGGTGTATTCAAGAAGATGGAGGAGGAGAATTGGGTTCCTGATGAGCCGGTTTACGGGCTTCTGGTGGATCTCTGGGGGAAAGCTGGTAATGTGGAGAAGGCGTGGCGTTGGTATCAGGAGATGCTTCGTGCTGGGGTGTTACCTAATGTTCCTACGTTCAACTCCCTTCTCAGCTCCTTCCTTAGGGTTAATAAAGTAACCGAAGCTTCTGAGTTGTTGCAAAACATGCTGGCGTTAGGTCTACGTCCCTCTTTGCAGACCTACACGCTGCTCTTGAGCTGTTGCACGGATGGTAGGTCAAAGCTTGACATGGGCTTCTGTGGTCAGCTGATGGCGAGGACTGGCCATCCTGCGCATACGTTTCTCCTCAAGATGCCGTCTGCTGGTCCTGACGGCCAAAACGTGCGGAATCATGCGAAGAGCTTCTTGGATTTGATGCACAGCGAGGACAGAGAGAGCAAGAGGGGACTTGTGGACGCGGTGGTTGACTTCTTGCACAAGTCAGGGCTGAAAGAAGAGGCGGGGTCGGTTTGGGAAGTCGCGGCGCAGAAGAACGTTTTTCCTGATGCGTTGAGGGAGAAGAGCAGGAGCTACTGGCTTATTAATCTCCATGTGATGTCGGAGGGGACTGCGGTGACCGCGCTGGCTAGGACGCTTGCTTGGTTCCGCAAGCAGATGTTGGTCTCGGGATGTGGCCCTGCGAGGATTGATATAGTGACTGGTTGGGGGAGGCGTAGTAGAGTCACTGGTTCGTCGATGGTTAGACAAGCCGTTGAAGAGCTGCTTAGCATCTTTGGTTCGCCGTTTTATACTGAGAGTGGGAACTCGGGGTGTTTCGTTGGTTGTGGTGAAGCTCTCAACAGGTGGTTGCTGCAGTCTTATGTTGAGAGGATGCATTTGCTGTGA